Proteins found in one Brachionichthys hirsutus isolate HB-005 unplaced genomic scaffold, CSIRO-AGI_Bhir_v1 contig_1341, whole genome shotgun sequence genomic segment:
- the LOC137917135 gene encoding transmembrane protein 230-like, which produces MPARNVVSSGVPSSDVRYSRLASDDDGYIDLQFKKSPPKVPYKAIALAAVLFVIGSLLIVIGALLLAGYFGVTHSDRTVPVLIIGILVFLPGIYHLRIAYYAARGYQGYSYDDIPDFDD; this is translated from the exons ATGCCCGCCCGGAACGTTGTGTCCAGCGGGGTTCCGAGCAGCGACGTGAGGTACTCCCGGTTAGCTAGCGATGACGACGGCTACATCGATTTACAG TTCAAGAAGAGTCCACCCAAAGTCCCGTACAAAGCCATCGCCCTGGCCGCAGTCCTCTTTGTTATCGGCTCGCTGTTAATCGTCATCGGTGCCCTTCTCCTGGCCGGATACTTCGGAGTCACA CACTCGGACCGAACGGTTCCTGTCCTTATCATTGGGATCCTTGTCTTCCTGCCTGGAATTTACCACCTCCGAATAGCTTACTATGCTGCAAGGGGCTACCAAGGCTACTCCTACGACGATATTCCCGACTTTGATGACTGA